From a single Solanum dulcamara chromosome 4, daSolDulc1.2, whole genome shotgun sequence genomic region:
- the LOC129887046 gene encoding calmodulin binding protein PICBP-like — MVQKKVINKLGIKADHIKANKQIMNHKPSLPISQSHDIKNRGAELKKKMMKKSGKTKHSEYEICHSPNFRKYVPQPGKPPPNTDSSTPKKHQHQQQQQQQQSTSTPNYMKSTSSSVARKEQSQVSSRSLQTYSQSCSRKNSNNSKLGSASSVNKPTRSLLARTPSFKPTRVSSCSPIVLYNNFQVERRATCSSTLKEVKFPSYLELSPGGTESDGTSVFKVCPYTYCSLNGHHHPPLPPLKCFLSARRRTLKNQKNFKLGCLSPRGLGLNDNVPKQIESTTEKVAPLTNEDEGEFFVEIYSRKNNSVDDHDTDDSSSADLVPLGESSEVAADDTEDNLDQKREAILAEINTPGFCPAENPNEGASDMVQGEVDYESLSMHTELEMEATTEELESEASDMDWDVEKYDAYSEDETGSISNDIDLITLVDDSVISEELTEKSSNPELLLDNNLEETFDKESIISGTSYDYDDSESLCSHTEFDIDECVEVSEDSSFISLGVNLIVDGTDSETATMDYQAAVKAEETFCLDDEISICHEECLTLQDDDATASTGYQELSEVQDETCKDNEKCSDENIVVKMEDAEIKTDCCEQGNENGHGNNAKQVVVEADLKDESDEDVTSHQAEDGSENTSGVEVDQTAEACVENEKQIKDKKTHAKYDLSDEVSERYINLRGIARRNDTKEPEESREFNPRPPNFLPLEPDPDAEKVDLKHQMMDDRKNAEDWMLDFALRRAVDKLAPARKRKVALLVEAFETVLPTSKWEPHLRRSASGFAHPRPIQACN, encoded by the coding sequence ATGGTGCAAAAAAAAGTTATCAACAAGCTTGGTATCAAAGCTGATCATATTAAAGCCAACAAGCAAATAATGAACCACAAACCATCTTTGCCTATATCACAAAGCCATGATATCAAGAATAGAGGAGCTGAACtcaagaaaaaaatgatgaagaaatcAGGCAAAACCAAACACTCAGAATATGAAATCTGTCACTCACCCAATTTCAGAAAATATGTACCTCAACCAGGAAAGCCACCCCCCAATACTGATTCATCAACACCAAAGAAGCATCAGCatcagcaacagcaacagcaacagcagtCAACATCCACTCCAAATTATATGAAGTCCACCAGCAGTTCTGTTGCAAGGAAAGAACAGTCTCAGGTTAGTTCAAGGAGCCTTCAAACTTATTCTCAAAGTTGTAGTAGAAAGAATTCAAATAACTCAAAGTTAGGCTCAGCTAGTTCTGTTAATAAACCAACAAGGAGTTTATTAGCTAGAACTCCTAGTTTTAAACCAACAAGAGTTTCATCATGTTCCCCTATTGTTCTGTATAATAACTTCCAAGTAGAGAGGAGGGCTACATGTTCATCAACTTTGAAAGAAGTTAAGTTTccttcataccttgaacttagtcCTGGAGGAACAGAATCAGATGGAACTTCTGTCTTCAAGGTTTGCCCTTACACATATTGCTCTCTTAATGGTCATCATCACCCTCCTTTGCCTCCATTGAAGTGTTTCTTGTCAGCAAGAAGGCGTACGTTAAAGAATCAGAAGAATTTTAAGTTGGGATGCCTCTCTCCCCGTGGATTAGGCTTGAATGATAATGTGCCAAAACAAATAGAGAGTACTACAGAGAAGGTAGCTCCTCTGACAAATGAAGATGAAGGAGAGTTCTTTGTTGAAATTTATAGCAGAAAAAACAATTCGGTAGATGATCATGATACCGATGATTCTTCTTCCGCTGATCTTGTACCTTTGGGTGAAAGCAGTGAAGTGGCAGCAGATGATACTGAGGACAATCTTGATCAAAAGAGAGAAGCTATTTTAGCAGAAATCAACACCCCTGGCTTCTGTCCTGCAGAGAATCCGAACGAAGGTGCTAGTGACATGGTTCAAGGAGAAGTGGATTATGAATCATTGAGTATGCATACTGAATTAGAGATGGAAGCAACAACAGAAGAGCTGGAATCTGAAGCTTCTGATATGGACTGGGATGTAGAGAAGTACGATGCATATAGCGAAGACGAAACTGGTTCAATCTCAAATGATATTGATCTCATCACATTGGTTGATGACTCTGTTATCAGCGAGGAGTTAACGGAAAAATCATCTAATCCTGAGCTGCTATTGGACAACAATTTGGAAGAGACCTTTGATAAAGAAAGTATCATCTCTGgaacaagttatgattatgatgacTCCGAATCTCTCTGTTCGCATACAGAATTTGACATTGATGAGTGTGTTGAAGTGTCTGAGGACTCTTCATTTATCTCTCTAGGTGTCAATTTGATTGTGGATGGTACAGATAGTGAGACAGCAACAATGGATTATCAGGCTGCTGTTAAGGCAGAAGAAACCTTCTGTCTAgacgatgaaatttcaatttgTCACGAGGAATGCCTAACTCTTCAAGATGATGATGCAACTGCATCTACAGGCTATCAAGAGCTCAGTGAAGTGCAAGATGAAACATGTAAGGACAATGAAAAGTGTTCTGATGAAAACATTGTTGTCAAGATGGAAGACGCGGAAATAAAAACAGATTGCTGTGAACAAGGAAATGAAAATGGACATGGCAATAATGCTAAACAGGTGGTAGTAGAGGCAGATCTCAAGGACGAGAGTGATGAAGACGTTACAAGCCATCAAGCTGAAGATGGAAGTGAAAACACCTCTGGTGTTGAAGTGGATCAAACAGCTGAGGCATGTGTGGAAAATGAGAAACAAATCAAAGATAAGAAGACACATGCAAAATATGATTTGAGTGATGAAGTGTCTGAGAGGTACATAAACCTGAGAGGCATAGCCAGGCGCAATGACACTAAGGAGCCAGAGGAATCAAGAGAATTCAATCCACGACCACCAAATTTCCTGCCACTGGAGCCAGATCCAGATGCTGAGAAAGTTGATCTCAAGCATCAGATGATGGATGATAGGAAAAATGCAGAGGACTGGATGCTCGATTTTGCACTCCGACGAGCAGTGGACAAACTTGCACCAGCTCGTAAGAGAAAGGTTGCATTGCTCGTGGAGGCTTTTGAAACAGTATTGCCAACATCTAAATGGGAACCTCACCTCAGGCGCAGCGCATCAGGATTTGCACATCCTAGACCAATTCAGGCTTGTAACTGA
- the LOC129887050 gene encoding protein YAE1-like encodes MESSIKDELYSDIFDMSNLQSSLRPTTNSGNNDSHDSEWCDLWSDDGDLGHDSTDKLEKTSEMDREWQRRHDEFHTIGYRDGLMAGKEASAQEGFNVGFRDSVYVGYNWGLVRGITSALASLPDGLKERMVDTKEIQNKFQHLHESVQSHSTVDMLKVFHDYLSKKSEESAKNDNSSTCLADSNDLSSNDSVLENYQKELQSLIDESGLKLQLDTKE; translated from the exons ATGGAAAGCAGTATAAAGGATGAACTCTACTCTGACATTTTCGATATGTCAAATCTTCAATCAAGTCTTAGGCCGACTACCAATTCTGGAAACAATGATTCACATG ACAGCGAGTGGTGCGACTTGTGGAGTGATGATGGAGATTTGGGTCATGATTCTACTGATAAATTGGAGAAAACATCTGAAATGGACAGGGAATGGCAGAGGCGGCATGACGAATTCCACACT ATCGGATACCGTGATGGTCTTATGGCAGGGAAAGAAGCTTCAGCTCAAGAGGGGTTTAATGTTGGTTTTAGGGACTCTGTATATGTTGGATACAACTGGGGTCTTGTCAGAGGTATCACTAG TGCTTTGGCCTCTCTTCCTGACGGCTTAAAAGAAAGAATGGTTGATACAAAGGAAATCCAGAATAAGTTCCAGCACTTACATGAGTCTGTGCAATCTCATTCAACAGTGGATATGCTTAAGGTGTTCCATGATTATCTGTCAAAGAAATCAGAAGAGAGTGCTAAAAATGACAACTCTAGCACCTGCTTGGCGGATTCCAACGACCTCAGCTCCAATGACAGTGTTCTTGAGAATTACCAGAAAGAGCTACAATCACTTATTGATGAATCAGGGCTCAAATTGCAGTTAGATACAAAGGAGTAG